The genomic stretch GTCTCTTTGACTATGCAACTTAAGGTCAAGCAAGTCTTTAAAAATGCTAACATTTGAATAGTACGCAATGTTAATCTGTTTAAgatatgaatttttaaaaaagacaaatcTTCAAACCATAAAAGCATGGAAAGCAGAGTTTAATTTTACCAATTTAAGAGCATGTGGTCTGTAAAATAAGTTCAATATTACCACATTTACAATATGGTAAGTGAATCAAGTTTAAGCCTATCATGGTAAGAGTTGGGTCtgtaaaacaagtaaaatattCAGATGTTTATGCTGTCAGGGTTTTTCTGTTCTGATGATGATATAAGTGTTTAACGACCTGTCCGGTCTGTTTCTACTGTAATGTTGTCACTTTACTACTATGATACTACTCAGAGCATGACTACTCGcaattaaagaccaaacagcctaagAAATGTAATACAAAAATCCTCAGTATGGGTACTCGCAAGAGTTGGTGCACTGAAAAACCTCGTCTGTTGTAGTATTTGACTTGTATAAAgggtcaataaaattgagaacaaaTGATAAATATCAGTTGCACATTTACTCCTTAAAATGAATCACACACAATATCGTGCTAATATTACgtcaatacaatattttatatCTCTGTATCAGACAGATGTATAATTCAAACAGCAAGCTCACATAATATTGTTTACTGACCTGTGGATGTTTATCCATttgtttaaaaagaaagaaaataaaaggtCGACACACCTGCATATTTGATTATGACTCAATAATCAAATgtagttgaaaaaaaatagaggTCAAGGTCTACAATTTCTGCACTCGGATGTTACATTGAAATCATTTACAAAATGAAaagaaacattgttttttttcatatttttatcaagTTCTCACCtcgaagaaagaaaataaatacaaGACCCCCGTCCAaagacataaaattaaaaaaaacctaaaattcTCAATACTTCATTTCAATACAAAAAGATAAATGCAcaaactttctttttttattattattatccaGTGTGACTTTAGAGAACTTTTTTGGGATATGCCGTTTGTGGTCTCATTGACATAAATTTGCCACACCGTCATTCAATTCTAACTTCAGATATATATACTCTCCTCGAAGAACATGATGAAACTTGGGATTTGGAATTGTAACAAAAGAGCAAAACGGAGCGATTGACTCCCAGATATTTTATTAAACCATTGATAAATATGCTCAATCATGAGTTTTACGAGTAATCATGTAAGGAAACAGCTTTTAGAATCATAAGTGTTTATAGTATATGGAAAGGAGTATAATCACAAAAGCTTAAATAAAACCTCAACCCCGATTTTGTTGTTCTTCATTTCCAAAATAACTAACAGAGAAAGGTACTGACTTACAGGAAACAAATATGTGATGAGTTAAATGCTTCTGCTGAATAATCATGCAAATCATATACTGAGTTATTTGAGTTATACAGAAAAGCTCAAATCTATcttgaaaatatgtaaaacatcttAGACTCCCCTacttgaaatattgaaaatttggATATCCCCTCCTTTCTATCATTAAAATTTTCCAAACCTCACTTTTTTCCCTATATCCCTCCCTTTTTCGGGTTACAAATAACCAATATCTTATGGGCGAAATCAGAACAATGATTAGTAtattaaacatttttcaaatagATAATACAAAAAAACACAGCTCAAAAATGGAATATAATATGAGCTTATAATATATATGGACTATAAACAACATTTTTTAGATAGGTAATATTTCAATAAGgcataaatgcaaaaaaaaaagaggtcCAAATAAAGTGAAACATGTCAGACAGGAATGTAGACATCATGTGAGGTTTATATGAACAATGATTCTTTCGACCAAATGATTGATTTACATCTCATAACAAAAACAACTTATTCACGGGaaattgaaaaacatatataataggTATACTGAGCATTAACAGAAACGCAACACCTACATGTGTGTTCTGTTGAATAAAAATTCAAACCACATATTTTCTTTGGAAGTTGACCAATCGATGTAAGAGTTTGCCGATTTCTTTGGAAATGTACAAATTACATTTCTAGACCGTTCCTATTTGAAATCTTAAAAACAATCAGAACttccaaaataaaaaacaacaacattgaaATACGCGCTTTGGGTGTAAAATTCAGCCATAATGAACAGCTCTTCTAAAAGGGATGAAGCTTAACAATTAATTATCCATTGCTTCAGTGTGCTTACGATGAGTTGAAATCCGGGGAATCTTTACCCTTTTGTGAGACTGATAACTAATGTTGGGGCTGCAAAGAATACAACCTTACTTTAACTCGTTTGATTTACCAGTATTTAAGAAAAGCATCAacacaaaattaattaataaataaccAGTCACCAAACACTCTTCAGAAATTAACAGGTCAATAACATGAAAGATTTGAAGATTTAATGAACACCAAAGTTCTAAATGATGAGaattgcaccagaaggcaaaattgttgcgtctttaaattagattgattgattggttgttggttgctgaacgtccagtggcaatatttcatgcatgttcaggacgataacaagttgacaataaaaacaataggtaggtcttgtcataatagaggccattcgggatgatggtcgggaaaatttggactgccactggaaaatgatggtatattggattaggacagaaattttgcattgtaacaggccacctacggactcCTCAaatagttgttgcaagggttcttaacgtgcaaagaaagTGGcactctttacacgaggcatcggatttaacgtccccatatGACCAGACGTTACTGCGAActttttactgccggtcgggaaaaaaacaagtgaccatatttcgtttccccagtcacccttggggaactttaaattagaaacaacagaaatccatatatgtgatcaaactgatccacatgtatcctcacaacctgacactaaATGACTCTTATACGATATCGCGCTCAGTTTCTTCTGTGACATTGTAGTTTGGATATAAAAACAGTTaatttgtgtaaaagaaaaacctttaaaaaaccaaaaaactacacaaaactgagtcctctaaacgtgttgacagtcttttaagttgtgctaattaatgtgagtaatcatttatccatgcattaccaagtacttattgaagttaacacctgtgcaattaggtaaaacagttactgaaaaaatagaatttgaacttgctgtcagttcattgaTAACGATTGTtagcctttctcatgtagcacatcctcgACATATACCGATCACTTTTACGCAAGATTATCTTTaatgcttaccaaactgccaaactccagaactaactagatattgtgacaccttacaattcagatacagtggggccaagggatatgcaatatagagtttagctctgaacttaATATaagggatgccatatctgctgcaggaaaattgaagtctatgttaagactttcagaattacaccaaggtgtgtctgaaaatagcaaggatacattaaaagaagaacaattacttcaccctgTCGCCAGTGCTCGTTTGGGTATTTCTATGGAAAAGATGCCCGCATAGCTTCTTAatagatatagggagatgtggtataagtgccaatgatacaacacaccatccaagtaacaattaataaaagtaaaccattataggtcacggtacgatcttgaacacggagcctaggctcttaatataaaaaagaagatgtggtatgattgccaatgagacaactatccacaaaagactaaaatgacacagacattaacaactataggtcaccgtacggccttcaacaatgagcaaagcccataccgcataatcagctataatagaccccgataagacaatgtaaaacaattcaaacgagaaaactaacagccttatttatgttaaaaaatgaacggaaaacaaatatataacacataaacaaacgacaaccactgaattacaggctcctgacttgggacaggcacatacataaataatgtggcggggttaaagtcatttgttagttaattgatgaacaaaaacacaaaggcgtttctgaaccgtatattgtccctgaagataacaaaaaatcgtaaatgtatggctattacaaaatcaatcgtttctgtagcaacattcgccccattacGTTTGGGATTGGACGTGCAgatatatcatgaatatgcatatgGGTCATgcacattgatcgaaactttgtactcacatggcttttgtgtttcctatgcagaGGTAAGACTATAcctgacgagtttgaccgaatcaagacggtatttacgctccagatggCATATGcactcaaaaactgtgtttgttTTGAACAAACTCTATCCTGCTCCGATCTTGTTCTTGTAAAAAAAGGGAAGTGtgttgtaatgctaatacgcgtactgaatccgcatatgatgactaagagattgattcatgtccctcAGATTTAATGAAgacttgagctattgtgtgtcgctATAAAAAGTTATGTAAGGGTCATGACTGATTTTGTATAACATTAGCAAATTGGCattacattgtataatttttcatcctttcCTTAAAAAACTGATGAGTaaacttttttaccaggattatcccactacgacaatgttcatgcaccaaactaACTTTCATTGTTTTACACTCAATCAAACACTTCAAGGCAGGTAAacacttaagatttttttaaacctcgcattcgcctcgggtgactatggtattttttgtgttataactgatctgtccagactttgcaaatacataatatgtatttatctataactagatactaattttcacaacaTACACAACCTTttagatgcaaaattaaaaacactgtttcagcgcttcaattttgtttttttcaaagatagaaaaaatattgaaataatttgataaactggtgttttagtttagaaaataattctgtaatatactgtagtgaaacactatacacaatatgaaagtttattgatgtgtaaaggtcaaggccacttcttcttttgctatgtcataaatggaaaaaaatcagaaggttcccaatgaacgccattttgtaatggcacctcttcatataagtagtcaaatttgtcgttttaacatcgtttatagcatatgcttatgattgaatcgtttttgtagcattctcttgaacaaatatcataaaaattctcctttttgtccttgtggttgaaatattgatatgtTTAGGTCtaacctttgacctcaatttcacaaaaatgtgaccgatctggatttttacgaccaaactttcttattgtacacgtttttTCTTTTTCCGTCGATacataatttaggtgtgtgttcttccggaccattaaagttttagaaaatgaactctggttgcagtactattaTGGGCACTAACTGTGTCCCTTTAATATCAGACTTATATTAAGTCCAGTATTGTTATGAATCACAATAAATggtcaaatttaataaatatccGTCTAAACTTTATTAAATAGAACAATTAGATAACAAGTGCACATACCGTTTccattgggatttttttttgccTCAAATGATTAAGAATTATCTATTTATACTGCAGAAATTAATTTAATGCTaatgactttaaataaatcaatactAAGGAACGACTAGGGTCTTTCTCTTAACACTAAAGTCTATACTAACAATGTacacaaaagggacgattttcgTTTTTTAATTCTTAATCTTTATATGTTGAACAGTAGTTAGTGTTCCTTTGTCCAATCACTGCCTTTTCATGTATTACTAATTATGTATGACTAAACAGTTATGATCATTGTTGGTCCTATATACTGTCGATACTAGAAGTTATATTTCAGCATTGCGCAATTTTCTGAGATGGTTTATGGCGCCTTTATACTAAATCCCTTCAATGGGTactgattgatttttttcttcgaGATAACACGATTTTTCGTTTACTTGAAATGGCTGCAAAAACTGCAATATCTTTCGGATAGGTACTTTGTGTTCTtattaaaaatgagaatggaaatggggaatatgtcaaaaagacaacaatccgaccaaagagcagacaacagcgtTAGCCCACGAATAGGTCTTctacgcagcgagaaaatcccggaCCGGAGATGACCCCTAAATAAATTGTGTACTAGTTTAATGAAAATCAACGTCACattaaactccaaaatatacaaaagaactaaaattcaaaaatatgtatttatattaggtttgttgttgtttttagttCTGCTCTGGTCAAGCCTTGTAAAACTCCATTCTTATGTTTTGCtttaacaccactgtcccaggttaggggatggTTGACAGCTCACTAATATGTTTAAGAGTCCatcattcagtggttgttttttgTTGCTGTCCCGTCTTATTGCGTCTTGTTTGTTATAACGGCATAACTCATGCCGTTGGCTTGCTGTTTTGAATTCGTTCTCATCTTCTCATGCCGGAGGTTAGAGAGGATTGAGCgccagcaaacatgtttaacttatCCACATTGATGCGTGTCTGAAGCCGGAAATTCATTGGTTGTCATTTGATGTTGTAATCATTTCTGTATtttcttattattgtttttacataCACCAGACTCGTTTGAACTTTATAATTTGGTTTTTGGTACaggttttgtttattattgatgGTCATACTGTAACCTTTAATTTATAAACTTTAcgtcatttggtttctggtgaAAAAGTGTCTcgttggcaataataccacatctaaTAGGCAAACGTTTGAAAGTCAATGAACTATGACCGAGGATGGAAGAGCCAAAATGTACCAAAACCTTTAAAACTGCATACAAACAATTAGTTGTTCCTCtgaaactgacctaatcacaaactaacaTTAATGATGCCATCATCACAGCACCCCTATATTTCGGCTACTTCGAAAGAGAGACAAAACTGAATTCGATTTGTCTTAGAAATAAGAAGTGCACCTAATTACATGTTGCAAAGAATAATAAAGACCGTTTAAACTGTCTGTGAATAGTAATGAAAAGATGTATATTTCACAAGTTTCTATCAAAACAGTACGCATAAATACAATTTCCATCAGCAGATAAGCTTCAAGCTTCAATTCGACAAGAACACGGAGACAAACAATACCAAAGTTCTACAACAAagattgatattttcaaaaaggaAAAAACAACTAAGATTTAAACAGACACTCGGTGACTCCCaaaaccgattttttttttaaaagtccaTGAACATGTTTACGGGATTAGTTTATTATCTCATCTAGGCGTGTGGCATTAAACAACAAGAGCAAAAACTGGTCTAATCGATGTCAGAATGATATGTCCAAGTTAGACGGTGCGACTTTGTGGATTGTGTACCTTTGGACTTTGCAGGTTAATGATCGTGTTGGTATAGTTTTAAGCAGGATCATTCCGAAAAGAATTAAGATGGTATAGTTATGATATATGGATGtaatatttgccaatggacgttAAACACCGATCCACATTCGAGAATGCCACACTTACAGCCACATAGTAAATGACTTCATGTCGTTAAAAAATCTCCAAAGTATTGGAGTCATTCATCAGCACTGGAATAAGTCGGGAACAAATTAACTTATTATTTTTCACAAGAAAGACATAAACGTAAATCCCTGGTATGAAAAGGCGCATTCAGTTGTAAACAATTGTTATACAATTTGATATACTTGCTGTACACTGAAACTACAAACACACAAGCATGATCGAACATCAAAACATCAAATAGAACACAATAATTTTTATGCTGTTTATGTACCAGAATTACACAAATCAATTATCTGATTCAATGCGAGCGCTTCAACATAACTATCAACACgggaaaatggaaacaaaaaacatagctgaattataataaatatttttttaaatcaatgtacataaaataaaatacaatcatcttttatacaaaatatatttatatacatatctatttatatacaaatgaaaCGTACATagcacatttttcataaatataatttttacttTCTCaacaaattaaaagacaaaacactttttatttttattttgtattggtTTTACATTTAAATGCAAGGGAATCCGTATAAAAGTTGTTCCAACGCTGAATGAAGAGCAGGCACAGACCCATCCATATGAAAAGCGGGGTAAAAAGGGGGGTATGCAGTTTCCAACCCGCAGAACACCATGAAGCGTTCTGACAATTAAAGAAAGCGATTAAAGTGGTCTCCTCTGGATTGCCAAAGAAGGGAATGCGTAGACAGAAGGGAAAGTGTATTTACACTGAATgagttaaatgtttttttttgtgttatactATGATGTCAATTCTTAAAACAGAAGAGAGAAACATCTAATGTGCAAAATGTTCGTTATAAAGAATCAAATGTGTACGATAGTCAAGGACTAGTagaaatatttcattgatattttgtcatcatttctaaGAAACTTTATCAAAGTCGCTGAAGCTTTAATTAAAATGTAGGTCACAGTGATCATCTTACAGTTAGTGAAAAGTTTTAAACTATAACATTATTTGGGTTATGCttacatttcttataaaaaatacGAGGATTTAATGGTGAAATATTCCTGATATTATTACCATATAATTCAGAGCAATGGGTCGTTACTAGAAACTTATAAACAATCGTCGTATGAACGGATAAAGATAGATTTTtttaagagttaaaaaaaaacacaagtgaGGTTCGGAATGATATCTAAAGCTATAAACAATTCAGTTGATATGATAAATGAGTTTGAAGCATTGATTCATTTGCTTGACATCTTTAAAAGTCCGTATACATAATCAAGTGTGACCTCGGATGCTTGTATCTACAATGGTAATACTGGAGGAAAACTTTGCCTTGCATTATAATACTCGTTAATACTGTTAATTGTTCACATACAATGTTAATGTTACAATGTTGTACCATGATAATGAGTGTTTCTGTGTAAATATGgtaaattgtgatttttttcttcaatgaaACAAAGTTGGATTTACATATTGGTAACATACGATTCTTCTGCTGCTTCGTCGTACGTGAAGTCTTCCAAAAACGGCTGTAATGGAACAACAGCTTTGCTTCTGGCTACTGCTATGGCGTCGTGCAGCTCCAGGAAAATATGATGTTGGGGTATTTTTTCATATGTTCCAGCATGTTCCATAGTATCCCGAACACTGGCTGCAACACCGGCCAGGAAAAGTTTAATGTTCACATGCTCATATTCGGAGGAAATGTGTCCTAAAACATTTGCTCCTGAACTATCCATATAGTTAACCGTTGAACAGTCTATGATGATATGATGTGTTCTGCGCATACGTCTAATTTTGTCGTCTGTTACAAATTCTTCTCCATCTTCTGGGTCGACTTCGTCGTCATCATCACAAATACTTGTTAAGTTAGAAGCTATGCTTAGTGGTCTTTTTAACCCACCATAAGGTTTTTGAACTCCGTTGTTTTGCAAGTTTACTTCATCCATAGCAAAGGCAGGGTTGTCTACCGTCACTAGCGCCAACTGGGAGTTGCTCTTTTTCACATTGCCGTTAGTTGCAACGCCTGTTTCAGATGTTTTGGACATCTTGCGACCATCACCTGTGATAGGAATAATCGAAACTTCAGATAATGCATTCAAGTCTTTCTTTGGGGGTTCAATTCCAAGTTTTTTCATACGTTTTTCTTCGCGTTCCTGGTTCTTTTCTtgctttttcaaaaatttaagtagCTTTCTTGGGTTTACGGTCGCTTTATATAAGTTGTTTCTAAATATTTCGGCATTTGCGAAATACAAATTGGACTGAAATCTGAATATCTTAACGCCATTTGATTCGATGGAATCCTTGTACCTCTTGTGTTCGACAAAAGCGCTCTCTTTCATTGTTCTGCCAACACGGAAACCACGTGAGAACTGGGTTTGGAATACGACTGTTATCAATGAAACGATGACGCCGATTCCAAGTCCAAAGTCGATGTCAAGGAATACAACACTGACAATAGTGAAAaaccaaataacaaaatcaaatttatTGATTCTCCAAAATTTTCTGCAGTCAGCCATCTGGATAAAGAGTCCCTTTAGTGCGACAACAATAATAGCTGCAAGGGCGGCTTTTGGTAGAGGTTCGAACAATACACTCATAGCCATGATGACAAGAAGCATAAGGATTGTTACAAATATACCAGCTAAAGTTGATTTGGTACCCATATTTGAAGCGATCATGGACCTTGGTGGGGCAACAGCTGATGGAAAACATTTCAAAAAGGAGCTGGCAAAGTTACACATGCCATAAGCGATCAACTCCTGGCTGTCGTCGATTTCATAGTTGTGCTTCTTGGCACAAATCTTTGCCATGGCAATTGTGTTTGCAAAAATCAATATAGCCAAAACAAAACAGTCAACAAAGTAATCTTGAAATCCAGTTAAATCCGGTATGACTGGGGGTGGAATTGTACCGGGTATTTCTCCAACAACGGCGACTTCTTCAGCTAAATTTGCACCATAGGAAATGGCTGTTGCTAGTATGACAACCAAAAGTTCAACAGGAATCGGAATCGGAAGTTTGTGTTTGAACTTTTCATTTATGAATTCCTTGAAAAACAGTAAAATCGCAATACTGACGAGTGCCACAAGTGGTGTTTGCCAAGATAAGCTTGTTATGTTGGAAAATATTTCTTGGTATGTGTATATGATTTTGAAAGCGCCACCAAATCTCTTAACATTGATACCAAGTAATGCAGGCAGCTGACTGGTTGCAATATGGACAGCAGCACCGGACGTAAACGCGTTGAAAAATGATTCGGACAGGTATGCAGTTATAAATCCGAGTCTTAGAAAGCCCATGAACAACAAGATAAGCCCACTAAGCATGGCTACACAAAGCGAGATGTTTTCCTTGTAATCCATAAATTCCGGTATGTCCTCCCAGGTCGTAAAATTGGTAGTGGCATTATTAAATTCAAACGTTGCTTTAAAGTTTTCAGCTTGTCGATCGACCACACTTGCAGTAACGATGCAAATAACAGCACTCGTTCCCATTGACACGTGAGCAGACGTTCCAAAGATAACATAAAGCAAAACTGGCCAGACAGATGTATACAGGCCATTCTCAACTTTGACAGACGTTAAAAGTCCAAAAGCCAA from Mytilus edulis chromosome 7, xbMytEdul2.2, whole genome shotgun sequence encodes the following:
- the LOC139481015 gene encoding prestin-like isoform X2; its protein translation is MSRSMSVVDGMAVAPGGGVGPTKGRRFSAPSGAFGEESTIFVKRQPFTQVAFDEIHLKDDIEEDPSLATTLKNNLFCSKKRLWKIISTYLPIIKVLRYYNIKESIVTDIMAGITIGILHIPQALAFGLLTSVKVENGLYTSVWPVLLYVIFGTSAHVSMGTSAVICIVTASVVDRQAENFKATFEFNNATTNFTTWEDIPEFMDYKENISLCVAMLSGLILLFMGFLRLGFITAYLSESFFNAFTSGAAVHIATSQLPALLGINVKRFGGAFKIIYTYQEIFSNITSLSWQTPLVALVSIAILLFFKEFINEKFKHKLPIPIPVELLVVILATAISYGANLAEEVAVVGEIPGTIPPPVIPDLTGFQDYFVDCFVLAILIFANTIAMAKICAKKHNYEIDDSQELIAYGMCNFASSFLKCFPSAVAPPRSMIASNMGTKSTLAGIFVTILMLLVIMAMSVLFEPLPKAALAAIIVVALKGLFIQMADCRKFWRINKFDFVIWFFTIVSVVFLDIDFGLGIGVIVSLITVVFQTQFSRGFRVGRTMKESAFVEHKRYKDSIESNGVKIFRFQSNLYFANAEIFRNNLYKATVNPRKLLKFLKKQEKNQEREEKRMKKLGIEPPKKDLNALSEVSIIPITGDGRKMSKTSETGVATNGNVKKSNSQLALVTVDNPAFAMDEVNLQNNGVQKPYGGLKRPLSIASNLTSICDDDDEVDPEDGEEFVTDDKIRRMRRTHHIIIDCSTVNYMDSSGANVLGHISSEYEHVNIKLFLAGVAASVRDTMEHAGTYEKIPQHHIFLELHDAIAVARSKAVVPLQPFLEDFTYDEAAEESYVTNM
- the LOC139481015 gene encoding prestin-like isoform X1; translation: MVSESPSMSRSMSVVDGMAVAPGGGVGPTKGRRFSAPSGAFGEESTIFVKRQPFTQVAFDEIHLKDDIEEDPSLATTLKNNLFCSKKRLWKIISTYLPIIKVLRYYNIKESIVTDIMAGITIGILHIPQALAFGLLTSVKVENGLYTSVWPVLLYVIFGTSAHVSMGTSAVICIVTASVVDRQAENFKATFEFNNATTNFTTWEDIPEFMDYKENISLCVAMLSGLILLFMGFLRLGFITAYLSESFFNAFTSGAAVHIATSQLPALLGINVKRFGGAFKIIYTYQEIFSNITSLSWQTPLVALVSIAILLFFKEFINEKFKHKLPIPIPVELLVVILATAISYGANLAEEVAVVGEIPGTIPPPVIPDLTGFQDYFVDCFVLAILIFANTIAMAKICAKKHNYEIDDSQELIAYGMCNFASSFLKCFPSAVAPPRSMIASNMGTKSTLAGIFVTILMLLVIMAMSVLFEPLPKAALAAIIVVALKGLFIQMADCRKFWRINKFDFVIWFFTIVSVVFLDIDFGLGIGVIVSLITVVFQTQFSRGFRVGRTMKESAFVEHKRYKDSIESNGVKIFRFQSNLYFANAEIFRNNLYKATVNPRKLLKFLKKQEKNQEREEKRMKKLGIEPPKKDLNALSEVSIIPITGDGRKMSKTSETGVATNGNVKKSNSQLALVTVDNPAFAMDEVNLQNNGVQKPYGGLKRPLSIASNLTSICDDDDEVDPEDGEEFVTDDKIRRMRRTHHIIIDCSTVNYMDSSGANVLGHISSEYEHVNIKLFLAGVAASVRDTMEHAGTYEKIPQHHIFLELHDAIAVARSKAVVPLQPFLEDFTYDEAAEESYVTNM